The stretch of DNA ttgccgtcccatcgggttatgagagtgaaggaatagtgattgcacctgtgtctgcgcaaatgctcgtgcgctataatatgtcctgcgcagctggctgatcttcttaaatgagaacagccgccgtggccgaaatcggccgaggacgccatcatcatcatcacatctccatattgatttataagtccagacaaactatcggccgacaaaaagtttgcagtgtgcagttTCTCTAAAAGTTTTGATAAGTGACGATAACCATTTATCATCAGGTAGGCCGGTTATCTGACAATTGattccataaaaaaatacaacagtaATTATTTGCAAATGTTTTAACCTTCTGCGCGAAACACGTATTTAATTCGTGATCTATTCGCccttgttataataataataattgtccGATTATTATAATAGCGTACCCTTTgtgttttaacaaaaaaaatgtctatCTACATACTACTTAGCTTCCGTCAGCGGCGTAACCcgcttcctgagggaactatttcTCGGTTCCGGCCTAtagatatgtttgttattctgatGTGTAAGCTATATAGATTACTgctaagtatattatttatcatcaaaatccatccagtagtttttgcgtgtgACAGAAATAAACATCCAGCCATACTTCATACCAACTTTCGCATTTAGGTCTAATTTGCTTTCTCCTTATAATTTCTGGCAACTTCTGAAATGTAGGTAAACTAATTTTTTTTGCTTCTTTTTTgcttgtattaatattatttttaacaaagtttGACCAATTTCCAGAAACCCACGCTTGACCAATTTCcagaaaaaaatcttcataatcTCAATGTCTGtgtcaacaaataataataattacatcatGAACgaacacaaaacatttttttgccCTACTTCAAAAAAGGAGTATTATGCTTTTTACCGCGGAAGCTCCGACCGTAATTTGTAATAGACacgatattaaaacaaaaaaagtaaacaaGAAACGAACAATTGTTTAGTTTTCTTCAGTTAAACGTGAAAATCGTGAATTTGTTactaactagcttccgctagcGTTTTCACCCACGTGCTGTGGGAATTACTATGCGCagttggataaaaaatagcctaccTATAGCCTTTCCCGATAAATGGGTTATGGGACATTTAATGAGTTTTTAAAAAAGGTTCAGTAATTTATGATATAAGCGTGTTTAAACACACAAACTTTATTATATAGATAAGTAGAGATTGAGAGACAgcgaattatattttattttagggttCCGTTCTCGAACAGTAAATAAATGGGAATAGTAGGGACTATTAAGACTTCACTCTCCTTCTGTCTCTAttctgtatctcatgaaccgtaataATTAGCCAGTTGTCTACAGAAGAGGTACACATTAGCTAACTTTTGCCACTATAACGACAAAtaggtactgaaaactagaataaaacaaGTAAATGATTTGGATCCTTTCTCAACAAGTGTGGCGGCAGCCAGAAGGTCGTTGAGCCTTAAGTTTTTCAAGTAATTTAGTAGCCCAGATTTAGTATATTACTTTGAAATTTAGTTATACctactcatttttttttctctttgtgTTTAAAATGCTATTGTGTAaaacttatattattatctctaaAAACGTTGCACTGATGTGTGATCACGTTATTTCTAGGCTGAtattataagcgaggacttAATTGGCTCTCTGTCGACTATGTCTCCttctattgtttagtttttgtttagctgtaagttctccatagtgtacttaataaataaataaataaattgagggagcattttatacaacaaacgtaTTTACTTTATACACATGCTGCGGatcctttattttttaaaatctcaggcccatagaaaatactataCCTAGATAAATATACTATTATATCATTAAATATCTACATTTTTCCTGCCATTTACTTACACCTTTTTTCATTCTCATAAATAtactattataacattaaatacttttttcctaCTCATTACTTAcacctttctttctttcattccTAGCTAGGGGAGCTACCtaaagtaaaatttaaaaagaagTTAAAAGCTTGCCTTATTGAAGGGTGCTTCTACACAatagaagaatattttaattatagaaaTTAGCTTTTATATATAAGCGTTAtagcaggcctctgtcactcgacgtacttgcgcgcgataaatgcctaccgctcgctgggttaccggtagccccacgcggctcagggctttcaacagtcacacgcgccgcgcgcgctccaatattattatttttatttcgtggcatgttatgctgttggtttttattaggttttttaagctacctcacaaactgatggattattttgagttgtgttggtttatatgcgactattgtaagatttagaaacattttatatgtatgtacttatctagtaattctattttttttaataaattaatacttatttactttatgattttaacaacagagatcattaggtgcttattttactttagatacctccttagttatatgaactgtattgtgagttttgtagctcaaaacacatctcgagtgtaagtaggtatatgtagttctggtccaacttaatgacgactcggaacattacgcgtgtcgctacgcagaaaccaattttaggtatgtatgttgatacatacctaaaattggtggTAGAGTGTtgactcgacggagttgtaccatatggggtatggcacttgtgctcgaaaaatagttggaaaccgcctttgattttgacgaaagctttacgtACTTACctcgtattaggtaatatttagtaatatgtacccatactccattttagtaggcaatacaatagttaactaaagaaaaatattcttgatattactttttatttaaaaactcagttttaaaaaaggctatcttaaaataagcgtaattttgttttcctacttaaatattaataaattgtaagaagcaaccctaagcacggccacggcacggttgcggtcactgaactgtgcgctatcgcattggaataacaatcaagcgctcgagcttttaaggttaattttataacgcagctaggaatttgtaggtagttggggaacttgtaggtgcttataacagtaggtatggacttttttgtatggagtgatctatctgttacgtagtaactattatataatctgtggttatAGGTTTAagcataatttatgttataattttcgCATGCCTACCGAAGGCGAGATTATGTTAagtgactttttttgtttttaccaccTTTTGTGTAAACCATATCTcggcgaataaatattttcatttcatttccaGGCGAGCTCTAGCAATCCCTCCCTCAAACAATGGACCATATTCCCACGATAGATGCAAGATGTACTCCACAGACTTCGCTCAAGCACTCGCTGAAGGCAGGACTACGCCTGATGATGAGTGGGCGGTAGTGCCGTGCCAGTTCGGATGGGAGTATAATAGGAGTGATGTGCCTTATGATACTATTGCTTCGGAGGTAAGggttttcgtttatttatttatttatacttcttgCACAATTTataatggcggacttaacgccttaggcgttctctttCAGTCTACCTTAAGACGGTGGTGAAAAATAAGTGTTAGGTGCAACACTGTTGGAGATTTAGTGCAATTTAGTGATGTTACTCTATACTTCTTTCATGATGATATCCCTCGCAGTTCATAactgactagcttctgccagtggttttacCCGCACACTATGGGAACTTCTTCATGAACCCGGACAAAAATttgcctatagccttcctcgataaatgggctatctaacatcgAAAGATTTTTGTCAACCTGGTCAAGTAGTTCCTAGACAAACAAACTGTTTAGCTCTATGATATTAGTGAAAATAGaaactcaaaatcatttgtTCAAACGATAAAATCATTCAATCCAAAAACTAGCTGCAAAATAGCGCTTTTCGAAcgccaaaacaaaaaaatgcccCCATCGCCCTCTCCCAACTTCCTGTGTTTTAAAAAATAgccatgtgttgctggggagtttgttgcgccacttcttcttcccagcaaaaacacatagtcAGGTAGTGGTGAAGGTCAATCATTTTTCAAGTTATATTTGACGTTGGAAAAGTACTGTTTTTAACACAATTTTGAAGTAATGTATTTTTCCTTTAAAGTAGCATTATTTTTGTCTGAAAAATCATCCTATCGCAAGATAAGTACAGTTTATTTCGAAGTGaaaggttttaaataataatttcattctTTTTACAGTTGGACTGGGTATGTGAGAAGGACAACTTAGCAGCTACAGCTCAGGCCATATTCTTCTGTGGAGCGATCGTGGGAGGTCTGGTCTTCGGCTGGAtagctgataaatatggaaGAATACCTGCTCTAGTTGGTGAGTCTTCTATTTCTTCTTCTGCCTAGGCTTTGCCCAACAATGCTGAGGCCGGCTCCCAGACTATTTTTATGCaaatgagtaccagtgtgccataaAAAACGATTGCCTACCTGATCTCCTTAGCCCAGTTATCTGGGCTGGGCATATGCctaagactttctggcttttaaATACCTGTCAGGCTTAATCAGGATGGATAGAAAGGATGACCGAATAAAATATGGATggcttatttgaaaaataacttaCGCAATTAATAACTGATTGGGATAAGGTCAACAGGTTAACGATGCACGTATACGCCTGACTATGACATTACAACCCTCCACCTACAGTTTCGCCCAAGTTCCGAGAGGACTAGTTTCCCCACTCGGATAAAAAAGCCTTTTTATTATTCTGATGAGCTACAATTACTACTGCcaagatttatttaaatccaCCGAATAGCTTTTGTGTGAAAGAGGATAAAACATCCATACacacaaactttcacgtttctTATCTTATTAgggtttaaaaatacattagtacgaattgagaacctcctccttttttgaagtcggttaaaacctCAGTCCTTTACTAACATGAATGTTTTTGACTTCCAGGCACGAATCTCCTGGGCTTCATAGCAGGAGTGGGCACTTCATTCTGCGACAGTTTCCTCACCTTCGCACTCTGTCGGTTCTTCGTGGGCTTAGCGTTTGATAACTGTTTTACTATGATGTATATTCTTGGTAAGTATAATAAACGATAGTTCCCCTTAATTTTCAATGGTATTTCCTAACCTTTCTTGACTACGGTATTGCCAAAGGAATATTCGATTACGTAAGATAATTATAGAGAGAACTTTGGCCTGATTTTGTACTCTATTTGCAGACATTGTAAagtaaatgattttaattatcGTATGAAAAGAAAGAGGTCAGGAAACTGTGTGGAATTTATGTGACTTTTATCGAAAACAACAAATGTGTGACTTCGTAATAATTCaaacagatttttaaaaataagtatattatttagttttgtcATGTCTTGAAGCAATGTCACTCAAAGGTTCTGACAAAATTAATCGAGCAATTTTCGAATTTCTTGATGCActgcaaaagattttttttttctaaaatcagttaaacaaatacatatagcAATGAAATCACATAAATTTTTCTTCACCAGATTACAACATCCCATGTTCACTTCAAATTTTCATGATCATATCATACATAActaattttcttctttttaattcCAGTGCTAGAATACGTGGGACCAAAATGGCGTACCTTCGTAGCGAACATGTCTATAGCATTATTCTTCACCCTGGCTGCTTCCCTGCTGCCGTGGATCGCGTTATGGGCTGATGATTGGAGAATGTTCGCGTTGGGGACTAGCCTGCCTTTCGCGTTGGCTATTTTGACGCCTTGGATGGTTCCTGAGAGTGCTAGGTATGGTAAAACTTTTAAACATGCTTATTTATAGAACTATTAGTCTGATAGGTACCGATTTTTGCGTGTCGAGGTTGAAAAACAAAAGCTTGGAGtgcatgtatttaaaaaatttaataaataaatacttacataatatcttatttacaagtttttataTAACTAAACTTATATTAAGTAGAGAATAAAGGCCGTCAAATATTGGTCCTTATCGATTTCACTCAGTAGTTACCCAATAGGCTGGTGGTATTGCCACGTTAAATATCAATGCTCGCTTTGCGATCTAAAAGTTAGTGATGAGAAGTGTTTACCAGGCACTTGCATTTAAAACCATATGATATCTGAGACAGAAATCAGCTGTTCCTAAAacaaaagttatagcaaaacaTTGTTCGACGTTCTAAAAAGGACTCATTCATCTGTTTTCAGAGACGTTCGAACGAAATAGAGCCTTATTTCAAACGCACTAAGTTCCAATCTAACTTGAAGCTTACTAAGTACCTACTGCTTATTTCCAGATGGTTGGTCTCTCAAGGCAAGATAGACAAAGCTCTGACGATCATGAAGAAGTTTGAGAGAATCAACAAGACCAAAATCCCGGAGAAAGTACTCAGCGATTTCACGGTAagtaattacttatatttaaaatattcacaaagtAGCCCGGAGTATGGAAATTGGTAATTGATATACCGTCCATCGGAGAGCAAGTAAATgtcgtgcttgtgatctctctccggtggtattggattaccgtcccatcgcgctataggagtgaaggaataagtagtgagtgcacctgtgtcttgTGAACTCTAACTAACCTGGCTGATTTCCTTGTAGACAACAGCCACCGACAGCCAGTCtgtatgttattataatagTTTACCTACAATTCATTATGACAAGTCAGTACAATAAGGAATTTAGTCCATGCATAGAGGTTTGTGAGATTTCCGCCCGACTCGGAATTCGAAAATTTGAACCCAAAATTGCAGTAGCTTAATAAAACTTACACGTctatcatcataatcatcataacccttgtacatatttCCATTCATTTCAGACTAGAAAAGTTTCTGCTAAACTGACACCGATGTAGATTCAATACTAAACTAATGCATGTGTTACACATACTTAATGCTAATCATTTTTTCCAGGAATCATCCCTAAAAACAATCAAAGAATCTGAAGCAGAATGCAGGACTTACTCCGTATTGGACCTCTTCAAGACCCCTCGGCTCAGACGGAACGCGATccttctcatcatcatctggaTGGCCATATCATTGGTGTTCGATGGCCACGTCAGAAACGTTGGATCTTTGGGGCTGGATATCTTCCTGACGTTTACTATTGCTTCGGCTACTGAGCTGCCGGCTGATACTTTCTTGACGGCTGTTTTGGACAGGTATGCAAAGGGCCAAAAGGGTCTGATTTGTTTTATGGCGTTTTT from Helicoverpa zea isolate HzStark_Cry1AcR chromosome 28, ilHelZeax1.1, whole genome shotgun sequence encodes:
- the LOC124643840 gene encoding organic cation transporter protein-like is translated as MAPQERNSYPSEDNSQNTTNNLSNIDLSGGFVNKAYENDSSDVTTPKNTTTDNVEKKKTTDFDDLLPYVGEFGLYQKILFLLMIPFAFFVAFVYFSQIFMTIVPEEHWCWIPELANMTVEERRALAIPPSNNGPYSHDRCKMYSTDFAQALAEGRTTPDDEWAVVPCQFGWEYNRSDVPYDTIASELDWVCEKDNLAATAQAIFFCGAIVGGLVFGWIADKYGRIPALVGTNLLGFIAGVGTSFCDSFLTFALCRFFVGLAFDNCFTMMYILVLEYVGPKWRTFVANMSIALFFTLAASLLPWIALWADDWRMFALGTSLPFALAILTPWMVPESARWLVSQGKIDKALTIMKKFERINKTKIPEKVLSDFTESSLKTIKESEAECRTYSVLDLFKTPRLRRNAILLIIIWMAISLVFDGHVRNVGSLGLDIFLTFTIASATELPADTFLTAVLDRWGRRWLACGSMVISGIFSLLATAVPAGGPTASLAIMGRFAVNISYNIGLQYAAELLPTVVRAQGVALIHIMGYVASIVAPFVVYLANISQDLPLLILGVLGVAGGLLCLFLPETMDTEMPQTLQDGENFGKDQRFWDNPCFPRKKPESDEEHPGKYTKRPSVSTNEPQEFVRAVPSAIGSRASIRASIRASTRASNRRRDVNKDRNIV